One Nicotiana sylvestris chromosome 12, ASM39365v2, whole genome shotgun sequence genomic window carries:
- the LOC138883497 gene encoding secreted RxLR effector protein 161-like produces the protein MDTPIARGETLSLEMCPKSENEKEDMSRVLYSSVVGSLMYVMICTRSDICYVVGLVSRYQSNPRRDHWKTMKRIFRYLKGTADYSLCYNGNNLYLRGYTEVDWASDRNDRKSISGYAFLLNGGAISWKSKKQTCTTISTMEAELVACASAVQEGVWLKRFFEYWILQRTLRVS, from the coding sequence ATGGATACTCCTATAGCGAGAGGTGAAACTTTAAGCCTTGAAATGTGTCCCAAGagtgaaaatgaaaaggaagacaTGTCTCGAGTTTTATATTCAAGTGTTGTCGGGAGCTTGATGTACGTTATGATATGTACTCGCTCAGACATTTGTTATGTCGTAGGTCTGGTTAGCAGGTATCAATCCAATCCTAGAAGAGATCATTGGAAAACTATGAAGAGAATTTTTAGATACCTGAAAGGAACTGCAGATTATTCACTATGTTATAATGGAAATAATTTATACTTGAGAGGATATACAGAAGTTGATTGGGCTAGTGACCGGAATGATAGAAAATCAATATCCGGTTATGCCTTCTTACTAAATGGTGGTGCTATATCATGGAAAAGTAAGAAACAAACATGTACAACCATTTCAACGATGGAAGCTGAGTTAGTGGCTTGTGCGTCTGCAGTACAAGAAGGTGTTTGGTTGAAGAGATTTTTTGAGTATTGGATATTACAAAGAACTCTCAGGGTCTCATGA